The following coding sequences lie in one Primulina huaijiensis isolate GDHJ02 chromosome 2, ASM1229523v2, whole genome shotgun sequence genomic window:
- the LOC140970777 gene encoding DNA (cytosine-5)-methyltransferase DRM2-like isoform X2 produces the protein MGFPETLVSKAIEENEGDTDSILNTLLTYSALEESPQQQLSTRSDPASSEYDTLLDDVSDMDSWSEDEIADDTDSMPEKHKLLLSLEITGSLTQEQRKLLSLVNMGFTVEDASIAMERCGTDASNEVLADFICAAEMAREEDCYLPIVISKPKHVYRGNGTLKRRKLHEMVRRKNDTDDESIRLPNPMIGYGTPSQQPESIHRSLSESSMGPPFFYYENVALAPKGVWDTISRYLYDIKPEFVDSKYFSATARKRGYVHNLPIEDRFPLVPLPPLTIYQAFPLSRKWWPSWDTRDKLNCIQTAIGSARLTERIRTAVERFDGDPPDSVQKFVMDQCRKWNLVWVGRNKVAPLEPDEVEMLLGFPKNHTRGGGISRTDRYKSLGNSFQVDTVAYHLSVLNKIFPNGINVLSLFSGIGGAEVALHRQGIKLKNVVSVEKSKVNRDIVRSWWEQTNQTGSLIDFDDVRMLEGERIEQIINSVGGIDLVVGGSPCNNLAGSNRVSRDGLEGKESALFYDYYRILDLVKCIMARKL, from the exons ATGGGGTTTCCAGAAACTTTGGTATCCAAGGCAATTGAGGAAAATG AAGGAGATACTGACTCAATATTAAACACTCTTTTAACATACTCA GCACTCGAAGAATCTCCTCAACAGCAGTTGAGCACCAGGTCTGATCCAGCGTCTTCAGAGTATGACACGCTTCTGGATGATGTTTCAGACATGGATAGCTGGTCTGAGGATGAAATTGCA GATGATACTGATTCTATGCCCGAGAAACATAAACTGTTGTTGTCTTTGGAAATTACGGGATCCTTAACCCAAGAACAGAGAAAGTTGTTGTCCTTAGTCAATATGGGGTTTACGGTGGAAGATGCCTCAATAGCTATGGAGAGATGTG GTACTGATGCTTCTAACGAAGTACTAGCTGATTTTATATGTGCCGCAGAAATGGCTAGAGAAGAAGATTGTTATCTGCCAATAGTAATTTCCAAG CCAAAACATGTCTACCGTGGAAATGGCACACTTAAGAGGAGAAAGTTGCATGAAATGGTTCGAAGGAAAAACGATACCGACGATGAGTCAATTCGCCTGCCTAACCCAATGATAGGGTATGGCACTCCTTCTCAGCAGCCTGAAAGTATTCATAGGTCTTTGTCAGAGTCATCAATGGGTCCTCCATTTTTCTACTATGAGAATGTTGCCTTAGCCCCAAAGGGAGTCTGGGACACTATATCTAGATATCTCTATGACATCAAACCGGAATTTGTTGATTCAAAGTACTTTTCTGCTACTGCAAGGAAAAGAGGGTATGTTCATAATCTGCCGATTGAAGACAGATTCCCTCTTGTTCCACTTCCTCCGCTGACAATCTATCAAGCATTTCCGCTGTCAAGAAAGTGGTGGCCTTCTTGGGACACCAGAGATAAACTCAACTGCATTCAAACGGCAATTGGAAGTGCGAGACTTACGGAAAGAATCCGCACTGCTGTCGAGAGGTTCGATGGTGATCCTCCTGATTCAGTGCAGAAATTTGTCATGGATCAATGCCGCAAGTGGAACTTGGTGTGGGTCGGGAGGAACAAGGTTGCTCCTCTCGAGCCAGATGAAGTGGAGATGTTGTTGGGATTTCCAAAGAATCATACAAGGGGAGGTGGAATCAGCAGAACAGACAGATATAAATCCCTTGGCAATTCTTTTCAG GTTGACACTGTAGCATATCATCTGTCTGTGCTGAATAAAATTTTTCCCAACGGAATAAACGTTCTGTCCTTGTTCTCCGGGATCGGTGGTGCTGAAGTTGCACTTCACCGTCAGGGCATCAAACTGAAAAACGTGGTTTCAGTTGAGAAATCCAAAGTGAACCGAGATATAGTTCGGAGCTGGTGGGAGCAGACCAATCAAACAGGTAGTTTGATCGACTTTGATGACGTTCGGATGCTAGAAGGGGAGAGAATAGAGCAGATCATAAATTCTGTTGGTGGCATTGATCTGGTGGTTGGTGGAAGCCCTTGCAACAACCTTGCAGGTAGCAACAGGGTGAGCAGGGACGGGTTGGAAGGAAAAGAATCTGcgttattttatgattattacCGCATTTTAGACTTGGTAAAGTGTATAATGGCTAGGAAATTGTGA
- the LOC140970777 gene encoding DNA (cytosine-5)-methyltransferase DRM2-like isoform X1 — protein MGFPETLVSKAIEENGEGDTDSILNTLLTYSALEESPQQQLSTRSDPASSEYDTLLDDVSDMDSWSEDEIADDTDSMPEKHKLLLSLEITGSLTQEQRKLLSLVNMGFTVEDASIAMERCGTDASNEVLADFICAAEMAREEDCYLPIVISKPKHVYRGNGTLKRRKLHEMVRRKNDTDDESIRLPNPMIGYGTPSQQPESIHRSLSESSMGPPFFYYENVALAPKGVWDTISRYLYDIKPEFVDSKYFSATARKRGYVHNLPIEDRFPLVPLPPLTIYQAFPLSRKWWPSWDTRDKLNCIQTAIGSARLTERIRTAVERFDGDPPDSVQKFVMDQCRKWNLVWVGRNKVAPLEPDEVEMLLGFPKNHTRGGGISRTDRYKSLGNSFQVDTVAYHLSVLNKIFPNGINVLSLFSGIGGAEVALHRQGIKLKNVVSVEKSKVNRDIVRSWWEQTNQTGSLIDFDDVRMLEGERIEQIINSVGGIDLVVGGSPCNNLAGSNRVSRDGLEGKESALFYDYYRILDLVKCIMARKL, from the exons ATGGGGTTTCCAGAAACTTTGGTATCCAAGGCAATTGAGGAAAATG GAGAAGGAGATACTGACTCAATATTAAACACTCTTTTAACATACTCA GCACTCGAAGAATCTCCTCAACAGCAGTTGAGCACCAGGTCTGATCCAGCGTCTTCAGAGTATGACACGCTTCTGGATGATGTTTCAGACATGGATAGCTGGTCTGAGGATGAAATTGCA GATGATACTGATTCTATGCCCGAGAAACATAAACTGTTGTTGTCTTTGGAAATTACGGGATCCTTAACCCAAGAACAGAGAAAGTTGTTGTCCTTAGTCAATATGGGGTTTACGGTGGAAGATGCCTCAATAGCTATGGAGAGATGTG GTACTGATGCTTCTAACGAAGTACTAGCTGATTTTATATGTGCCGCAGAAATGGCTAGAGAAGAAGATTGTTATCTGCCAATAGTAATTTCCAAG CCAAAACATGTCTACCGTGGAAATGGCACACTTAAGAGGAGAAAGTTGCATGAAATGGTTCGAAGGAAAAACGATACCGACGATGAGTCAATTCGCCTGCCTAACCCAATGATAGGGTATGGCACTCCTTCTCAGCAGCCTGAAAGTATTCATAGGTCTTTGTCAGAGTCATCAATGGGTCCTCCATTTTTCTACTATGAGAATGTTGCCTTAGCCCCAAAGGGAGTCTGGGACACTATATCTAGATATCTCTATGACATCAAACCGGAATTTGTTGATTCAAAGTACTTTTCTGCTACTGCAAGGAAAAGAGGGTATGTTCATAATCTGCCGATTGAAGACAGATTCCCTCTTGTTCCACTTCCTCCGCTGACAATCTATCAAGCATTTCCGCTGTCAAGAAAGTGGTGGCCTTCTTGGGACACCAGAGATAAACTCAACTGCATTCAAACGGCAATTGGAAGTGCGAGACTTACGGAAAGAATCCGCACTGCTGTCGAGAGGTTCGATGGTGATCCTCCTGATTCAGTGCAGAAATTTGTCATGGATCAATGCCGCAAGTGGAACTTGGTGTGGGTCGGGAGGAACAAGGTTGCTCCTCTCGAGCCAGATGAAGTGGAGATGTTGTTGGGATTTCCAAAGAATCATACAAGGGGAGGTGGAATCAGCAGAACAGACAGATATAAATCCCTTGGCAATTCTTTTCAG GTTGACACTGTAGCATATCATCTGTCTGTGCTGAATAAAATTTTTCCCAACGGAATAAACGTTCTGTCCTTGTTCTCCGGGATCGGTGGTGCTGAAGTTGCACTTCACCGTCAGGGCATCAAACTGAAAAACGTGGTTTCAGTTGAGAAATCCAAAGTGAACCGAGATATAGTTCGGAGCTGGTGGGAGCAGACCAATCAAACAGGTAGTTTGATCGACTTTGATGACGTTCGGATGCTAGAAGGGGAGAGAATAGAGCAGATCATAAATTCTGTTGGTGGCATTGATCTGGTGGTTGGTGGAAGCCCTTGCAACAACCTTGCAGGTAGCAACAGGGTGAGCAGGGACGGGTTGGAAGGAAAAGAATCTGcgttattttatgattattacCGCATTTTAGACTTGGTAAAGTGTATAATGGCTAGGAAATTGTGA